Proteins from a genomic interval of Tachyglossus aculeatus isolate mTacAcu1 chromosome 8, mTacAcu1.pri, whole genome shotgun sequence:
- the ABHD16B gene encoding protein ABHD16B, protein MCVICFVKALVHVFKIYLTANYSYDFKSWPVDFRWDEINSNNSRHRALTCAAAAAGVWLLRSGSTLLTGHSRAGRGPLLCGLHQIKELPGQLASYILAHSFGRWLIYPGSMCLMTKALLPLLLQGQARLVEKFQGRRAKLEACDGNEIDTMFMDRRGQPGPDGRGRKLVICCEGNAGFYEMGCLWAPLEAGYSVLGWNHPGFAGSTGAPFPQQDANAMDVVIKYALHRLRFPIGRVVVYGWSIGGFTATWAAMTYPDLGALVLDATFDDLVPLALKVMPRSWKGLVVRTVRQHFNLNIADQLCRYPGPVLLIRRTQDDVVTTKAPDGTGSPSEVEGNRGNRLLLRLLQHRYPNVMGPESVGAVGRWLGAASLAHEEEMYRRYRVDDAWCLAVLKAYRDRTWQDGGPGRFPWSVGEALPPKKRRQLALFLARKHLKNVEATHCCPLEPEEFQLPWTLDTGIKTGTEGQR, encoded by the coding sequence ATGTGCGTGATCTGTTTTGTGAAGGCGCTGGTCCACGTGTTTAAGATCTACCTGACGGCCAACTACAGCTATGACTTCAAGAGCTGGCCCGTGGACTTCCGCTGGGACGAGATCAACAGCAACAACAGCCGCCACCGCGCCCTGACCTGCGCGGCCGCCGCGGCCGGAGTGTGGCTACTCCGCTCGGGCTCGACCCTGCTGACGGGCCACAGCCGGGCCGGCCGGGGCCCACTCCTCTGCGGCCTGCACCAGATCAAGGAGCTGCCGGGCCAGCTGGCCAGCTACATCCTGGCCCACTCGTTCGGCCGCTGGCTCATCTACCCGGGGTCCATGTGTCTGATGACCAAggcgctgctgccgctgctgctgcaggGCCAGGCCCGGCTGGTGGAGAAGTTCCAGGGCCGCCGGGCCAAGCTGGAGGCCTGTGATGGCAACGAGATAGACACCATGTTTATGGACCGGCGCGGGCAGCCGGGCCCTGACGGGAGGGGCCGGAAGCTGGTCATCTGCTGCGAGGGCAACGCGGGCTTCTACGAAATGGGCTGCCTGTGGGCCCCGCTGGAGGCCGGCTACTCCGTCCTGGGCTGGAACCACCCCGGCTTCGCGGGCAGCACCGGGGCGCCCTTCCCCCAGCAGGATGCCAATGCCATGGACGTGGTCATCAAATACGCCCTGCACCGGCTGCGCTTCCCCATCGGCCGCGTGGTGGTCTACGGCTGGTCCATCGGCGGCTTCACCGCCACCTGGGCCGCCATGACCTACCCGGACCTGGGCGCCCTGGTGCTGGACGCCACCTTCGACGACCTGGTGCCGCTGGCCCTGAAGGTCATGCCCCGCAGCTGGAAGGGGCTGGTGGTGCGGACCGTCCGGCAGCACTTCAACCTCAACATCGCCGACCAGCTGTGCCGGTACCCGGGCCCGGTCCTGCTCATCCGCCGGACCCAGGACGACGTGGTCACCACCAAGGCCCCAGACGGCACCGGGTCGCCCAGCGAGGTGGAGGGCAATCGGGGCAACCGGCTCCTTCTGCGGCTGCTGCAGCACCGCTACCCCAACGTCATGGGCCCCGAGTCGGTGGGGGCGGTCGGCCGGTGGTTGGGCGCCGCCAGCTTGGCCCACGAGGAGGAAATGTACAGGCGCTACCGAGTGGACGACGCCTGGTGCCTGGCCGTCCTGAAGGCCTACAGGGACCGGACCTGGCAGGACGGTGGCCCCGGCCGCTTTCCCTGGAGTGTCGGGGAGGCCTTGCCCCCCAAGAAACGTCGACAGCTTGCCCTGTTCCTGGCCCGCAAGCACCTGAAGAACGTGGAGGCGACTCACTGCTGTCCCTTGGAGCCAGAAGAGTTCCAGCTGCCCTGGACTCTAGACACGGGGATAAAGACGGGGACCGAGGGACAGAGATAG